One region of Thermoleophilia bacterium genomic DNA includes:
- a CDS encoding MFS transporter: protein MSHTAHNEVQERSSRSAILAMAALCVAVFVAALDQTMVLTVMPSIMRSLYIDLAHLNDAGWIITGYLLGYTVAMPLFGRLADVVGRRSMAQVALLLFALGSALCVFLRQLDLFVAARVIQAAGGGALVPIAMAAAADMFPVRRRGLVLGIIGGAAEAGGVLGPIYGAGLASLWSWRLIFLVNVPLCAILMPICWRLLRPGLSYHSEPSTPELSSGGAPGDRLAPLQPNTETPRERQPRLRWWQKGRVDYIGACLMALSLAGITLGLGTGTQTIDSSTATTAVPIRWPWVIAAVVAFVLFVLYERGRANPLVRLDLFRRPAFAAANLAHLLLGAALIIGMVEIPLYAYTLFGMTEIEGGLLLIRLTLMIPVGAVIGGWLADLAGYRITAVLGFLITAGGYLLVSRWPLDPSGWVMTRDLIISGLGFGLVIAPIGASVTLSAGAEWLATGSALVTVSRMVGMVIGLSSLSAWGVRRFNNLAANISTPIVRPPDISDAEWQAMKEAAAAATREAAHTVFGEFFLIAAIIIAVAVIPAFFFYKSRRKGIARIPFLPH, encoded by the coding sequence TTGTCACACACTGCGCACAACGAGGTTCAGGAGAGATCCTCGCGTTCTGCCATTCTCGCCATGGCTGCGCTTTGCGTGGCTGTTTTTGTAGCAGCCCTTGACCAGACCATGGTGCTTACGGTTATGCCCTCCATCATGCGGTCGTTGTACATCGACCTGGCTCATCTCAATGATGCTGGATGGATCATAACCGGCTACCTCTTGGGGTACACAGTTGCCATGCCGCTTTTTGGCCGCCTCGCCGACGTGGTGGGACGCCGCTCAATGGCCCAGGTGGCCCTTTTACTGTTTGCCTTGGGAAGCGCTTTGTGCGTCTTTTTGCGGCAACTTGACCTATTCGTCGCGGCGCGAGTGATTCAAGCCGCTGGAGGAGGCGCCTTGGTGCCCATTGCCATGGCGGCTGCAGCCGACATGTTCCCGGTCAGGCGGCGCGGGCTCGTGCTGGGCATAATCGGGGGAGCTGCCGAGGCAGGAGGTGTACTGGGCCCCATCTACGGAGCTGGCCTGGCTTCGCTTTGGAGCTGGCGCCTTATTTTCCTGGTTAACGTGCCCCTTTGCGCGATCCTTATGCCAATCTGCTGGCGCCTGCTCCGGCCAGGGCTTAGCTACCATAGTGAGCCATCCACGCCTGAGCTTTCGTCTGGCGGCGCTCCAGGCGATCGATTGGCGCCGCTGCAACCAAACACGGAAACCCCCCGAGAACGCCAGCCGCGGCTAAGGTGGTGGCAGAAAGGGCGAGTTGACTACATCGGCGCATGTCTGATGGCCCTCTCCCTGGCAGGGATCACACTTGGACTAGGAACAGGGACCCAAACTATTGACAGCTCCACAGCCACCACCGCTGTCCCGATCCGCTGGCCCTGGGTCATAGCCGCTGTCGTGGCGTTTGTCCTGTTTGTGCTTTACGAGCGTGGCCGGGCAAACCCGCTAGTGCGTCTTGATCTCTTCCGTCGTCCAGCCTTTGCTGCGGCAAATCTGGCACACCTGCTCTTGGGAGCGGCCTTGATCATCGGGATGGTGGAAATCCCGCTTTATGCTTACACGTTGTTTGGAATGACAGAGATCGAAGGCGGCCTACTTCTCATCCGCCTCACCTTGATGATCCCCGTGGGAGCGGTCATCGGAGGATGGCTAGCAGACTTGGCTGGCTATCGCATTACTGCAGTCCTGGGCTTTCTGATTACCGCAGGGGGGTACCTGCTTGTCAGCCGGTGGCCTCTAGATCCTAGCGGATGGGTTATGACACGAGATCTGATTATAAGCGGACTAGGCTTTGGCCTAGTCATTGCCCCTATTGGTGCAAGCGTCACCTTATCCGCCGGCGCAGAATGGCTGGCAACGGGGTCTGCACTGGTAACCGTATCGCGCATGGTCGGTATGGTGATAGGGCTTTCCTCGCTTAGCGCATGGGGAGTACGACGCTTCAACAATCTAGCAGCAAACATCAGCACCCCCATCGTGCGGCCTCCGGACATAAGCGATGCAGAGTGGCAAGCGATGAAAGAAGCAGCTGCCGCAGCGACGAGGGAGGCCGCCCATACCGTCTTCGGCGAATTCTTCTTGATAGCGGCCATTATCATTGCGGTTGCAGTTATCCCGGCGTTTTTCTTCTACAAATCCAGGCGCAAGGGTATCGCCAGGATCCCCTTCCTCCCCCACTAG
- a CDS encoding LppX_LprAFG lipoprotein encodes MRHRRIPIVIIALCAVCALAFSLAAATLASCGEKAAVDPKTVLAAASAKMKQIKGFHFEYEVHLPEGVEPGAGLFIARIIGDVNAEGNMKATVDATWGGVPVSLGFVALGDTHYIQDPISKKWQTVPAAQSPVGTLSLSAGTIRILDRIADASYKGEEKKGGVTTYHIKGTIAAQEVEAIAGAVETTNPFPTDLWIGASDSLVYEVRIYGPATPREHEKIWRSIVLSNLDVYVEIEAPK; translated from the coding sequence ATGCGTCACCGCAGAATTCCCATAGTAATTATCGCCCTTTGTGCAGTGTGTGCTTTAGCATTTTCCCTGGCGGCGGCCACACTGGCCAGCTGCGGTGAAAAAGCTGCAGTTGACCCTAAGACCGTCCTCGCTGCCGCCTCGGCTAAGATGAAGCAGATCAAGGGCTTCCATTTTGAGTACGAAGTTCACCTACCAGAAGGAGTGGAGCCGGGCGCTGGCCTGTTCATCGCTCGGATTATCGGAGACGTAAACGCCGAAGGCAACATGAAGGCCACTGTCGATGCCACATGGGGAGGAGTGCCGGTATCTTTGGGCTTTGTGGCCCTAGGCGACACGCATTACATCCAGGACCCGATTTCGAAGAAATGGCAGACTGTTCCAGCTGCCCAAAGTCCAGTGGGCACGCTCAGTCTAAGCGCGGGGACAATCAGGATCCTGGACCGAATCGCTGACGCCTCGTACAAGGGAGAGGAGAAGAAGGGCGGCGTCACCACGTACCACATTAAGGGCACGATAGCAGCCCAAGAGGTGGAAGCCATAGCAGGAGCAGTTGAGACCACAAATCCCTTTCCCACCGATCTGTGGATTGGAGCAAGCGACAGCTTGGTCTACGAGGTCCGGATATACGGGCCAGCCACACCGCGCGAGCATGAGAAGATATGGCGTAGCATCGTGCTTTCTAACCTTGATGTCTACGTCGAGATAGAGGCGCCCAAGTAG
- a CDS encoding DedA family protein gives MSFFEDWLIPLLADHGLIVVFVTMVAESACVLIPSEIVMPYGGFLAAQGHTQLWKVIAVTVLANLVGSLIAYTVGRYGGRALFLRYGRYVGAKAHHLEKAERWFDRYGELTVLFTRVIPGVRTFISLPAGMVSMPVGKFTLYSLVGIVPWVAALTSLGYAAGKAAGEDPWGNLQAQFHRYDLIIYGVIGAAVVGFIAWRILKRKRTRQAQVQSAQVASDPNDAQTPPQGD, from the coding sequence ATGAGTTTCTTCGAAGACTGGTTGATTCCGCTGCTAGCTGATCACGGTCTCATCGTGGTCTTCGTTACGATGGTGGCGGAAAGCGCTTGTGTTCTCATACCGAGTGAAATCGTCATGCCTTACGGAGGGTTTCTAGCTGCCCAAGGGCACACCCAGCTGTGGAAGGTAATAGCGGTGACCGTACTAGCCAACCTCGTGGGTTCGCTCATTGCCTACACCGTGGGTCGCTACGGAGGTAGAGCGCTTTTTCTCCGCTATGGGCGATACGTAGGGGCAAAAGCGCATCACTTGGAAAAGGCAGAACGATGGTTCGACCGCTACGGAGAACTGACCGTCTTGTTCACCCGGGTGATTCCTGGAGTACGAACCTTCATATCTTTGCCGGCGGGGATGGTAAGTATGCCGGTGGGCAAGTTCACCCTATATTCGCTTGTGGGGATAGTTCCGTGGGTGGCTGCGCTTACCTCTTTGGGATATGCAGCGGGCAAAGCTGCTGGCGAAGACCCGTGGGGGAATCTTCAGGCCCAGTTTCATCGCTATGACCTGATCATCTATGGGGTCATTGGAGCTGCTGTGGTTGGCTTCATTGCTTGGCGCATTCTAAAGCGAAAGAGAACAAGACAAGCCCAAGTGCAATCTGCACAGGTAGCGTCCGATCCTAACGACGCACAAACTCCCCCGCAGGGTGATTAA
- a CDS encoding amino acid ABC transporter ATP-binding protein — protein sequence MIELIDVHKRFGNVEILRGINLTVRRQEVVVVIGPSGSGKSTMLRCINGLEPIQKGKVLIEGQDLYARGTDPNKIRQRIGMVFQSFNLFPHKTALQNVMMGPLRVQKKSREEAEAIAREQLALVGLADKANYLPDELSGGQQQRVAIARALAMKPDMMLFDEVTSALDPELVAEVLSVMRDLAQSGMTMVVVTHEMGFAREVGTRLVFMDGGVIVEEGEPREMIANPKEPRTQKFLSMVL from the coding sequence ATGATCGAACTTATTGACGTACATAAGAGATTTGGCAACGTAGAGATCCTCCGCGGCATAAACCTCACCGTACGCCGACAAGAGGTGGTGGTTGTTATCGGACCTTCGGGGTCGGGCAAATCCACCATGCTGCGTTGCATCAACGGGCTTGAACCGATCCAAAAGGGTAAGGTGCTTATCGAGGGCCAGGACTTATACGCGCGGGGAACCGATCCAAACAAGATTAGACAACGCATCGGCATGGTCTTTCAAAGTTTTAACCTTTTTCCCCACAAGACTGCCTTGCAGAACGTGATGATGGGTCCCCTGAGAGTGCAGAAGAAGTCTCGAGAAGAAGCCGAAGCTATAGCGCGAGAGCAGCTTGCTCTTGTCGGACTGGCCGACAAGGCCAACTACTTACCCGACGAACTGTCAGGAGGCCAACAACAGCGAGTGGCTATCGCCCGAGCGCTGGCTATGAAGCCGGACATGATGCTGTTTGACGAAGTAACTTCAGCCCTTGACCCCGAGCTGGTGGCAGAGGTGCTTAGTGTAATGAGGGACCTCGCTCAGTCCGGGATGACGATGGTGGTGGTTACGCACGAGATGGGCTTCGCTAGAGAGGTGGGCACTAGACTAGTCTTCATGGACGGCGGCGTCATTGTGGAAGAAGGCGAGCCCAGAGAGATGATCGCTAATCCCAAAGAGCCGAGGACTCAGAAGTTTTTGAGCATGGTCCTGTAG
- a CDS encoding amino acid ABC transporter permease, whose protein sequence is MSELLNTYFNPGIFRDSLWILIKTLPTVFAILFLSLAFSYLWGLVLSLLRLSRFRLLRYLSGAYIDFFRGLPLLMLLMFVYYALPYVGVRLSPLVSSVLALTLCYGAYSAEIFRAGILAIPRGQIEAARSLGMTHVQAMRYVVLPQAIRLVIPPLTNELIAMIKDTSLCSVIAVAELLFRAKELMGVVANPTPVTVAAIIYVIFTIPLIRLAARLETKRKRRSHIPDKGAPSGPSEAEQELHTADIAGQLP, encoded by the coding sequence ATGAGCGAGCTGCTAAACACATACTTTAACCCTGGCATCTTCCGCGATTCACTTTGGATACTAATCAAGACGCTCCCCACTGTTTTTGCCATCCTGTTTCTGAGCTTGGCTTTTTCGTACTTGTGGGGGCTAGTCCTTTCATTGCTTAGGCTTTCGCGCTTTCGCTTGCTCCGCTATCTTTCGGGGGCTTACATAGACTTCTTCCGCGGGCTTCCTCTGCTCATGCTTCTCATGTTTGTGTACTACGCTCTTCCGTATGTCGGTGTGAGGCTTAGCCCCCTGGTCTCAAGCGTGCTCGCCCTAACCTTATGCTACGGGGCATACTCTGCAGAGATTTTCCGGGCGGGCATACTTGCCATCCCCCGAGGTCAGATTGAGGCGGCCAGGTCGCTAGGCATGACTCACGTGCAAGCGATGCGCTACGTGGTTCTGCCGCAGGCTATCCGCCTGGTCATACCTCCTCTTACCAACGAGCTAATCGCCATGATCAAGGACACCTCGTTGTGTTCGGTAATTGCCGTGGCAGAACTCCTGTTCCGCGCCAAAGAGCTCATGGGCGTAGTGGCTAACCCCACTCCAGTGACTGTAGCCGCCATTATTTACGTAATTTTCACCATCCCACTCATCCGTCTTGCCGCGCGACTTGAGACCAAGCGCAAGCGCCGCTCTCACATCCCTGACAAGGGGGCGCCCAGTGGCCCCTCGGAAGCTGAGCAGGAACTCCACACTGCGGACATTGCTGGGCAGCTGCCCTAA
- a CDS encoding transporter substrate-binding domain-containing protein has product MKKRYVLLMAAILLVVALGTVLTACGQQDAASTTQSADVSTTNTAPTATDTTAPAGTETTAPAGPQSDADAAIAAITKSAAIETPPTLKPGVLQAGSDTSFPPMEFSDGKGGYIGFDVDLCTALAKKMGLQLEVVSTAWDGIIPALLGDRFDMIMSAMTITEERLKQINFTDPYLPGILAISAPISNPITDATGLVGKIVGVQVDTTGQFEVEKIQGIKELKKYGTILEAFQDLAAGRVDCVVNDEPVNAYIIETNPDYKAKFANTGKIVTVNDYGYAVKKENTALLQALNAALKELRADGIYQKICDKWGLTGN; this is encoded by the coding sequence GTGAAAAAACGGTATGTCCTGCTCATGGCCGCTATCCTACTGGTCGTCGCCCTCGGAACAGTCCTCACCGCCTGCGGGCAACAGGATGCGGCTAGTACTACTCAAAGCGCTGATGTTTCAACCACCAATACTGCTCCAACCGCGACAGACACCACGGCTCCGGCAGGCACAGAGACCACTGCTCCGGCCGGGCCCCAGTCAGACGCGGATGCGGCCATCGCCGCAATCACTAAATCTGCAGCCATAGAGACCCCGCCCACTCTCAAGCCTGGGGTGCTTCAGGCCGGGTCCGACACTTCTTTTCCACCCATGGAGTTTTCGGACGGCAAGGGTGGATACATCGGTTTTGACGTAGATTTGTGCACTGCCCTGGCCAAGAAGATGGGACTTCAGCTTGAAGTAGTATCTACGGCCTGGGATGGCATAATTCCCGCTCTCTTGGGAGACCGCTTCGACATGATCATGTCGGCCATGACCATCACAGAAGAGCGGCTCAAGCAAATCAATTTCACCGATCCTTACTTGCCAGGAATCCTCGCCATTTCGGCTCCCATATCAAACCCCATCACTGACGCCACGGGTTTAGTGGGCAAGATAGTCGGCGTTCAGGTAGACACCACTGGCCAATTTGAGGTTGAGAAAATCCAGGGGATCAAGGAGCTCAAGAAATACGGCACTATTCTGGAGGCCTTCCAGGACCTAGCCGCTGGCCGCGTGGACTGCGTGGTTAACGATGAACCGGTCAACGCTTATATCATCGAGACCAATCCGGATTACAAGGCCAAGTTTGCCAATACGGGCAAGATAGTTACTGTCAACGACTACGGCTACGCCGTCAAGAAGGAGAATACCGCCCTCCTCCAGGCCCTCAATGCGGCCCTCAAGGAACTTCGGGCAGACGGTATTTATCAGAAGATTTGCGACAAGTGGGGCCTTACCGGCAACTGA
- the amrS gene encoding AmmeMemoRadiSam system radical SAM enzyme, translating to MTRERTIKTTTNRGSSSPEYLSGKECPGEALFWERLGPARFRCTLCPHRCIIEEGDVGLCKVRGVEHGRVVSLTYARPAIIVSDEIEKKPLFHFHPGTRVLSLGSHGCNVLCAGCQNWQLSHASPHTEGDRLPLLLPDDAVAMARKHKLGGVAFTYNEPVVWLEYVHHVFTAFKKAGLYTAFITAGYVSEAALDYIASVTDAFNFDLKAATAEEWSRFTKVKDHSSVLAAAIRAKTVHQRHVEVVTNVIPGINDMDASLRAIALWVKEHLGPDTPWHVTRFLPDFELSYLSPTPVRTLERAAALGKAVGLRFVYVGNVPGHPGRDTVCPSCGRTAIHRTEAKVRLTCVRDGRCAACGEDLALVVPGGV from the coding sequence ATGACCAGGGAGCGGACGATAAAAACAACGACCAACAGGGGGTCATCATCCCCCGAGTATCTTTCAGGTAAAGAGTGCCCGGGCGAGGCCTTGTTTTGGGAGCGACTGGGCCCAGCGCGATTCCGGTGCACTCTTTGCCCACACCGGTGCATCATCGAAGAGGGCGACGTAGGGCTATGTAAGGTTCGCGGGGTTGAGCACGGGCGTGTGGTGAGCTTGACTTACGCTCGCCCTGCCATAATCGTGAGCGACGAAATCGAGAAGAAACCCCTGTTTCACTTTCACCCCGGAACCCGCGTCCTTTCTCTTGGCAGCCACGGCTGTAACGTCCTTTGTGCTGGTTGCCAAAACTGGCAGCTTTCGCACGCTAGTCCCCACACTGAGGGAGACCGATTGCCACTGCTCTTGCCGGATGACGCCGTTGCCATGGCGCGCAAGCACAAGCTTGGAGGGGTCGCTTTCACCTACAACGAGCCGGTGGTGTGGCTTGAATATGTCCACCACGTCTTCACAGCCTTCAAGAAAGCTGGTCTTTACACGGCGTTCATCACGGCTGGCTACGTGAGCGAGGCGGCTCTGGACTATATAGCGTCAGTGACGGACGCGTTTAACTTTGATCTTAAGGCTGCCACGGCAGAGGAGTGGAGCCGCTTCACCAAAGTCAAGGATCACTCCTCTGTACTTGCCGCTGCGATTCGGGCAAAGACTGTGCATCAGCGCCACGTTGAAGTGGTCACGAATGTGATCCCCGGGATAAACGACATGGATGCCTCGCTGCGGGCTATTGCGCTATGGGTAAAAGAGCACTTGGGCCCTGACACCCCCTGGCATGTGACCCGGTTTCTTCCTGATTTTGAGCTATCCTATCTTTCCCCTACGCCGGTACGTACGCTCGAACGGGCGGCGGCACTGGGCAAAGCGGTGGGTCTGCGCTTTGTCTATGTAGGCAACGTGCCGGGGCACCCTGGGCGAGATACTGTGTGTCCAAGCTGTGGCCGCACAGCCATACATCGTACAGAGGCCAAGGTGCGTTTGACGTGTGTAAGGGACGGACGGTGCGCCGCATGCGGCGAAGACCTCGCGTTGGTTGTCCCGGGTGGCGTGTAG
- a CDS encoding ATP-binding protein, with translation MGVGTEDSASRSDKGPEQPVSLVIPCKPEYLSLCRLVAGAVGAAQSLDEESIADLKLVVTEACSCFLWGPDGQPAREAAAAGKEPCYLRVDFQVQANSWSVTISDPEHRRRVSPGTCDPSTEQGLRLTILKALVDTLEHTDSEAEGSIIRLTKKLF, from the coding sequence ATGGGTGTAGGGACAGAAGATTCGGCATCTCGTTCCGATAAAGGGCCTGAGCAGCCCGTTTCCCTAGTCATACCGTGCAAGCCCGAGTATCTGAGCCTGTGCCGTCTTGTCGCTGGGGCAGTGGGAGCGGCCCAGTCCCTCGACGAGGAGTCCATAGCTGACCTTAAGCTTGTAGTTACCGAGGCCTGCTCCTGTTTTCTTTGGGGTCCTGACGGCCAACCCGCTCGTGAGGCTGCGGCTGCGGGGAAAGAGCCGTGTTATCTGCGGGTAGACTTCCAGGTGCAGGCTAACTCTTGGTCTGTGACTATCTCTGACCCGGAACATCGCCGTCGTGTAAGCCCCGGCACCTGCGATCCCTCAACAGAGCAGGGGCTACGTCTAACAATTCTCAAAGCTCTGGTCGACACTCTTGAGCACACTGACAGCGAAGCCGAAGGCAGTATCATTAGGCTAACTAAGAAGCTCTTCTAG
- a CDS encoding citrate synthase: MSEKARLILEGKTYELPVVRGTEGEKALDITHLRDESGYIALDEGLANTGTCESSITFVDGERGILRYRGIPIEQLAAHSTFVETSWLLIWGELPTREQLSRWSSLFTEYEMIHEALYRHYDGFPATSHPMAILSAMINAMSCYEPHLMEMESPETFETAAARLISRIRTVAAASYKTSIGQPIVYPKPHLDYCSNFLHMMFSIPFRDYEPDPDTVKALQLILILHADHEQNCSTSTVRMVASSGANMFASCAAGVCALWGPLHGGANAAVVEMLQYLHDHKVDLDDYIARVKDRSSPLRLMGFGHRVYKTYDPRAAILKDVAEKLVAKLKGSDPLLEIAKRLEDIALNDSYFIERRLYPNVDFYSGVILRAMGIPVNMFTVIFAMGRMPGWIANWKEVRDRGVNLYRPRQVYTGQTKRDYVPIDQRG, translated from the coding sequence ATGTCGGAGAAAGCCAGGCTTATTTTGGAAGGCAAGACGTACGAGTTGCCGGTGGTAAGAGGCACCGAAGGAGAGAAGGCTCTCGACATTACTCACCTGCGCGACGAGTCTGGATATATAGCTCTGGACGAAGGCCTGGCGAACACTGGGACCTGTGAATCTTCCATCACTTTTGTGGACGGCGAGCGCGGCATACTCCGCTATCGCGGAATTCCTATCGAGCAGCTCGCGGCCCATTCGACTTTTGTTGAGACCTCGTGGCTCTTAATTTGGGGAGAATTGCCGACACGGGAGCAGCTCTCCAGGTGGAGCAGTTTGTTTACCGAGTACGAGATGATCCACGAGGCCCTCTACCGGCATTACGACGGCTTTCCAGCCACTAGCCACCCCATGGCCATTCTCTCGGCCATGATCAACGCCATGAGTTGCTACGAGCCTCACCTTATGGAAATGGAAAGCCCTGAGACATTCGAGACCGCGGCAGCCCGCCTCATCTCGCGAATCAGAACCGTTGCGGCCGCAAGCTACAAGACCTCCATCGGGCAGCCGATCGTCTACCCCAAGCCACACCTTGACTACTGTTCAAACTTCCTCCACATGATGTTTTCCATTCCCTTCAGGGACTACGAGCCCGACCCCGACACAGTAAAGGCTCTTCAGCTGATTCTGATCTTGCATGCGGATCATGAGCAGAATTGCTCCACCAGCACAGTGCGCATGGTCGCCTCTTCAGGCGCCAACATGTTTGCTAGCTGCGCGGCCGGAGTCTGTGCTCTTTGGGGCCCTCTTCACGGCGGAGCCAACGCGGCGGTGGTAGAGATGCTGCAATACCTCCACGACCACAAAGTTGATTTGGACGACTACATAGCCCGTGTCAAGGACAGAAGCTCTCCCCTACGACTGATGGGTTTCGGCCATCGCGTGTACAAGACCTATGATCCCCGGGCAGCAATCCTAAAGGATGTAGCCGAAAAACTCGTCGCTAAGCTAAAAGGGAGCGACCCCCTTCTTGAGATCGCCAAGAGGTTGGAGGATATCGCCCTGAACGACTCGTACTTCATCGAGCGGCGGCTTTATCCAAATGTGGACTTTTACTCAGGTGTGATCCTCCGCGCCATGGGCATACCAGTAAACATGTTTACCGTGATCTTCGCCATGGGACGCATGCCGGGATGGATAGCCAATTGGAAGGAAGTGCGCGATCGCGGAGTCAATCTCTATCGGCCGCGCCAGGTTTACACAGGGCAGACCAAACGGGACTACGTTCCTATTGACCAACGAGGGTAA
- a CDS encoding 2-oxoacid:acceptor oxidoreductase subunit alpha gives MQGNRACALGALDAGVRFFAGYPITPSSEIMEAMAQELPRVGGVFVQMEDEIGSICACIGAALTGELAMTATSGPGFSLMQEGIGYAIMAEAPLLIVNVMRAGPSTGRPTAPSQGDVMQARWGTHGDHPAIVLAASNVADMYRLTMAGVRFAQRFRTPVVLLSDQVVGQMRESFSPELVDRYRLTSGDFTFIPGYVRPDVVKEVGEIHTIGGSRHPHVTGLYHDETGFPTDNPEKADAFLRNLYNKVANHRDELCLYDVKNEGKGRVCIVAYGSCARSARAAWKLAEQEGLPVEVLHLYTLFPLPVEIVQKVARRVEFMVIPEMNLGQYAHEVRKMAEQWTTVVSLNKTDGNLFTPRELLDRIAELIGKYENV, from the coding sequence TTGCAGGGAAATCGGGCGTGCGCTCTTGGGGCTCTCGACGCTGGTGTTCGCTTCTTTGCTGGATACCCCATCACTCCTAGCTCTGAGATCATGGAGGCCATGGCTCAGGAGCTTCCTCGAGTAGGGGGCGTATTTGTGCAGATGGAGGACGAGATCGGCTCCATCTGTGCGTGCATAGGGGCTGCACTAACCGGCGAGTTGGCAATGACAGCGACCTCTGGGCCAGGGTTTTCTTTGATGCAGGAGGGGATCGGGTATGCCATCATGGCCGAGGCTCCGCTCCTGATTGTTAACGTGATGCGCGCAGGGCCTTCTACCGGGCGGCCTACTGCGCCCTCTCAGGGCGACGTGATGCAGGCTCGCTGGGGTACGCATGGTGATCACCCGGCCATTGTGCTGGCAGCATCCAATGTTGCGGACATGTACAGACTTACCATGGCTGGGGTGCGCTTCGCACAGCGTTTTCGCACGCCGGTGGTGCTTCTCTCCGACCAGGTGGTAGGTCAGATGAGGGAGAGCTTCTCTCCCGAGCTAGTGGATCGCTATCGCCTAACTAGCGGCGACTTTACGTTCATTCCCGGCTATGTGCGGCCAGATGTTGTTAAAGAGGTTGGTGAGATTCACACAATAGGCGGAAGCCGCCATCCTCATGTGACTGGTCTCTACCATGACGAAACGGGCTTCCCCACCGACAACCCCGAGAAAGCCGACGCTTTCTTGCGCAATCTATACAACAAAGTGGCCAATCATCGCGACGAACTTTGCCTCTACGACGTAAAGAATGAGGGCAAGGGACGAGTTTGCATTGTGGCCTACGGATCATGCGCGCGGAGCGCTCGGGCTGCCTGGAAATTGGCCGAGCAGGAGGGGCTACCGGTAGAAGTTCTTCACCTGTACACCCTTTTCCCGCTGCCGGTGGAAATCGTGCAAAAGGTGGCGCGTCGGGTTGAGTTCATGGTCATCCCCGAGATGAACCTTGGCCAATATGCTCACGAGGTACGCAAGATGGCCGAGCAATGGACTACGGTGGTTAGCCTGAACAAGACGGACGGAAACTTGTTTACGCCCCGCGAGCTACTTGATCGGATCGCTGAACTAATCGGGAAATACGAGAACGTGTAA
- a CDS encoding 2-oxoacid:ferredoxin oxidoreductase subunit beta: MPLEIERYLHTERLPHIWCPGCGIGIITGAFLRVLASLGLEREKTVVVSGIGCSSRAVNYMDVGTIHSIHGRALAVATGVKLARPDLTVVVFTGDGDGAAIGGNHLIHACRRNIDITCILFNNSIYGMTGGQLSPTTNLGDRATTAPYGQVERPFDLCRLAEAAGATFVARATAANVRQAESLIKQGIQHHGFAFIEAVVPCPTEYGRRNKPSKVVEMLEDQRARSVTKSQATKLSSEELQDKIVTGVLYRDTNAPEYLDTYAQVVAKAQAVTSAKPPMKEEQ, encoded by the coding sequence ATGCCTCTGGAAATCGAACGTTACCTTCATACTGAACGTCTTCCCCACATCTGGTGTCCGGGTTGCGGCATTGGCATCATCACCGGGGCTTTTCTTAGGGTTCTTGCTAGTCTGGGACTAGAGCGCGAAAAGACAGTGGTAGTAAGCGGTATTGGCTGCTCCAGCCGGGCCGTAAACTACATGGATGTGGGTACCATTCATTCAATCCACGGCCGAGCTTTGGCAGTGGCCACCGGCGTGAAGTTGGCCCGACCAGATCTAACGGTGGTCGTTTTTACTGGCGACGGGGATGGTGCTGCAATTGGAGGTAATCACCTCATTCATGCCTGTCGCCGGAACATTGACATCACCTGCATTCTCTTTAACAACAGCATCTATGGGATGACTGGCGGCCAGCTTTCGCCCACCACGAATCTGGGCGACCGCGCTACCACCGCCCCTTACGGACAGGTGGAACGCCCCTTCGATCTTTGCCGTTTGGCTGAGGCAGCTGGGGCCACTTTTGTGGCTCGGGCGACGGCGGCAAATGTTCGCCAGGCTGAAAGCCTTATTAAGCAGGGGATCCAGCATCACGGGTTTGCCTTCATTGAGGCGGTGGTGCCATGTCCCACTGAGTACGGCCGCCGAAACAAGCCCTCCAAGGTTGTGGAGATGCTCGAGGACCAGCGGGCTCGGTCTGTTACTAAGTCCCAAGCAACGAAGCTGTCCAGTGAAGAGCTGCAGGACAAGATAGTAACCGGGGTGCTTTATCGCGACACCAACGCCCCCGAGTACTTAGACACCTACGCGCAGGTGGTGGCCAAGGCGCAAGCCGTAACTAGCGCTAAGCCCCCAATGAAGGAGGAACAGTGA